A genome region from Gossypium hirsutum isolate 1008001.06 chromosome A04, Gossypium_hirsutum_v2.1, whole genome shotgun sequence includes the following:
- the LOC107947737 gene encoding polyadenylation and cleavage factor homolog 4 isoform X2, protein MENPRRSFDRSREPGLKKPRLTEDLTPNPNIRPFSQRANPVGPASGLRSRSNDSDINYLTRGDGGAYEPQPVPHQQQHHQQQGLVSQYKMALAELTFNSKPIITNLTIIAGENVHAAKAIAATVCSNILEVPSDQKLPSLYLLDSIVKNIGRDYIKCFAARLPESMRHLFGTWKGVFPVQTLQVIEKELGFTPLVNGSSSGNTTSRTDTLSQGPPQSIHVNPKYLEKQRLQQSSRVNLAKGMVNDMAGTLANSKEESEKCFKIPGIEVRRTRGNVTDQGLDAPWFRATSSVTETIPSQRNGFNVKRGSQNYSVSKSVNADPRLHQTLNISGRNSGGLSSSWKNSEEEEFMWQMHSRLSEHDAANFSNNLSKDCWTPVVSEKMDFESQLHRPQSIHDAGSRFVRETSADALSTEQKDKLSFGRQISTSWTDGLPAISSSRSESYSASLGGLPTGASSSLARIGMRPQTSSSHLGTPGFGFLANVASGPRGTSGKQCFQSVGTASPPEQSPMRQHSPSPSFPACHSHQQLQKLADPDYQQALSLPRADPKPSIFSGKLNVRSHRDSPQTSAPISLHPSRHYHLSQPPLLDSMQAEPSGQTQKSLLSQISKVEAASALGSALECSNPLAIETSELSSTSSLLAAVMKSGILSSTSFTGNFPTKISQDVGRTSQPPLPNCPPAVFTTSGLIDAAISSDATHDAIAGAPNSSQEKVEQLPLSPGPPPSSLVSNAPSQTSDVECKDTNSISSLLSSLVAKGLISESKKDAASLPSLLMPNQVQKSPGVESPSESLNKSSDIQSSSDAPRSSTMDEVSYAEPAPKCSVAPHQSTSTEVESLIGLELRPDVIREFHSSVIGGLLDDLPHCCSLCGLRLKFQGQLDRHLEWHEMKKTALRGSGRALRGWYARSDDWLAGKPGQLVLDSTESLNKLEKTTEMSELMVPADENQCACLLCGELFEDYFRLDSGEWMFKGAAYLAIPSNEGGVGTTDGSAANGPIVHANCMSESSVQDLGLSGGIKVEMEE, encoded by the exons ATGGAGAATCCGCGTAGATCATTTGATAGATCCAGAGAACCTGGTTTGAAAAAACCACGGTTAACTGAAGACCTCACTCCGAACCCTAATATCCGGCCTTTTTCTCAACGAGCGAACCCAGTTGGTCCCGCCTCTGGTTTGAGATCCCGGTCCAATGATTCCGACATCAATTATTTGACCCGTGGCGACGGTGGAGCTTACGAACCACAACCAGTGCCACATCAGCAGCAACACCACCAGCAGCAAGGGTTAGTTAGCCAGTATAAGATGGCGTTAGCTGAGCTCACTTTTAACTCGAAACCAATTATTACTAACTTGACGATAATCGCTGGCGAGAATGTTCATGCCGCCAAGGCCATTGCTGCTACTGTCTGCTCTAATATTCTTGAG GTTCCCAGTGATCAAAAGCTGCCATCACTCTATCTTTTAGATAGTATTGTAAAGAATATTGGGAGAGACTACATTAAATGTTTTGCTGCCAGATTACCGGAG AGTATGCGACATCTTTTTGGAACTTGGAAAGGGGTTTTCCCTGTTCAGACTCTCCAGGTGATTGAAAAGGAACTTGGCTTCACTCCTTTGGTAAATGGTTCATCTTCAGGAAACACAACATCCAGAACAGATACACTATCACAGGGTCCACCACAAAGTATTCATGTAAACCCAAAGTATCTAGAAAAGCAGCGTCTTCAACAATCAAGCAGGGTGAATTTG GCAAAAGGTATGGTCAATGATATGGCTGGGACTTTGGCCAACTCAAAGGAGGAGTCTGAGAAGTGTTTTAAA ATTCCTGGCATAGAAGTTAGAAGAACCAGGGGGAATGTTACTGATCAGGGGCTTGATGCGCCTTGGTTTAGAGCTACAAGCAGTGTTACTGAGACTATTCCCAGCCAGAGGAATGGTTTCAACGTTAAGCGTGGATCTCAAAATTACTCCGTATCCAAATCTGTGAATGCTGATCCTCGTTTACACCAAACTCTCAATATTTCTGGTAGAAACAGCGGTGGGTTGTCTAGCAGCTGGAAAAACTCTGAGGAGGAGGAGTTTATGTGGCAGATGCACTCTAGGTTGTCTGAACATGATGCAGCCAACTTCTCTAATAACTTGAGTAAAGATTGTTGGACTCCTGTTGTTTCAGAAAAAATG GATTTTGAAAGTCAGCTCCACAGACCTCAAAGCATTCATGATGCAGGGTCAAGGTTTGTTAGAGAGACTTCTGCTGATGCATTATCCACTGAGCAGAAGGACAAACTTTCTTTTGGGCGTCAGATTTCTACTTCATGGACAGATGGTTTGCCTGCTATTAGTTCAAGCCGTTCTGAGAGCTATTCTGCTAGTCTTGGCGGGTTGCCTACCGGTGCAAGTTCTTCCCTGGCCAGGATAGGAATGCGACCACAAACAAGTTCATCCCATTTGGGAACCCCAGGCTTTGGGTTTTTGGCAAATGTGGCGTCAGGACCCAGAGGTACTTCTGGAAAGCAGTGTTTCCAGTCTGTAGGAACTGCATCACCTCCTGAACAGTCTCCTATGCGCCAGCATTCACCTTCACCTTCATTTCCTGCATGCCACTCCCATCAACAGCTACAGAAATTGGCTGATCCAGATTATCAGCAAGCTCTTTCCCTGCCTCGGGCTGATCCCAAACCATCTATTTTTTCAGGAAAGTTGAATGTTAGGTCTCATAGAGACTCTCCTCAGACTTCTGCCCCGATTTCTTTGCATCCTAGCCGTCATTATCACCTTTCACAGCCACCCCTACTAGACTCCATGCAGGCTGAACCTTCTGGTCAGACTCAGAAGTCTCTTCTGTCTCAGATCTCCAAAGTAGAAGCAGCCTCAGCACTTGGAAGTGCATTGGAGTGTTCTAATCCACTTGCTATTGAAACTTCAGAACTTTCAAGTACTAGTAGTCTATTAGCTGCTGTAATGAAGAGTGGAATTCTCTCCAGCACTTCATTTACTGGCAACTTTCCAACTAAGATTTCTCAAGATGTTGGGCGAACTTCACAGCCTCCTCTCCCAAATTGTCCTCCTGCTGTTTTCACAACCTCAGGCTTGATTGATGCTGCAATTTCATCAGATGCAACTCATGATGCGATAGCAGGTGCTCCGAATAGTTCCCAGGAAAAAGTAGAACAGCTGCCACTGTCTCCTGGACCACCACCTTCATCTCTTGTTAGTAATGCCCCATCGCAGACTTCTGATGTTGAATGCAAGGATACAAATTCAATATCTAGCCTCCTGAGCTCATTAGTTGCAAAAGGTTTGATATCTGAATCAAAGAAGGATGCTGCATCTCTCCCATCTCTTCTGATGCCCAACCAAGTACAGAAGAGCCCAGGAGTCGAGAGTCCAAGTGAATCACTGAACAAGAGTTCGGACATTCAGAGTTCATCTGATGCTCCTCGATCCTCCACAATGGATGAGGTATCATATGCTGAACCTGCTCCAAAATGTTCAGTTGCCCCACATCAGTCCACCTCAACAGAAGTAGAAAGCTTGATAGGATTAGAACTCAGGCCAGATGTAATCAGAGAATTTCATTCATCTGTGATCGGTGGATTGTTGGATGACCTTCCACATTGTTGCAGCTTATGTGGTCTTCGACTTAAGTTTCAGGGACAGCTTGATAGACACTTAGAGTGGCATGAAATGAAAAAGACTGCATTAAGAGGTTCTGGTAGGGCATTGAGGGGATGGTATGCGAGGTCAGATGATTGGCTTGCTGGAAAGCCTGGGCAATTGGTCTTGGATTCCACTGAGTCTCTGAACAAGTTGGAAAAGACAACAGAAATGTCTGAGCTTATGGTTCCTGCAGATGAAAATCAGTGTGCATGCCTGTTATGCGGCGAGCTATTTGAAGATTATTTTAGGCTGGACAGTGGTGAATGGATGTTTAAGGGAGCAGCATACTTGGCTATCCCATCAAACGAGGGTGGGGTGGGAACTACTGATGGGAGTGCAGCCAATGGCCCCATTGTGCATGCAAATTGCATGTCAGAAAGTTCAGTTCAGGACTTGGGACTGTCTGGTGGTATTAAAGTG GAAATGGAGGAATAA
- the LOC107947737 gene encoding polyadenylation and cleavage factor homolog 4 isoform X1, which produces MENPRRSFDRSREPGLKKPRLTEDLTPNPNIRPFSQRANPVGPASGLRSRSNDSDINYLTRGDGGAYEPQPVPHQQQHHQQQGLVSQYKMALAELTFNSKPIITNLTIIAGENVHAAKAIAATVCSNILEVPSDQKLPSLYLLDSIVKNIGRDYIKCFAARLPEVFCKAYKQVNPPLHQSMRHLFGTWKGVFPVQTLQVIEKELGFTPLVNGSSSGNTTSRTDTLSQGPPQSIHVNPKYLEKQRLQQSSRVNLAKGMVNDMAGTLANSKEESEKCFKIPGIEVRRTRGNVTDQGLDAPWFRATSSVTETIPSQRNGFNVKRGSQNYSVSKSVNADPRLHQTLNISGRNSGGLSSSWKNSEEEEFMWQMHSRLSEHDAANFSNNLSKDCWTPVVSEKMDFESQLHRPQSIHDAGSRFVRETSADALSTEQKDKLSFGRQISTSWTDGLPAISSSRSESYSASLGGLPTGASSSLARIGMRPQTSSSHLGTPGFGFLANVASGPRGTSGKQCFQSVGTASPPEQSPMRQHSPSPSFPACHSHQQLQKLADPDYQQALSLPRADPKPSIFSGKLNVRSHRDSPQTSAPISLHPSRHYHLSQPPLLDSMQAEPSGQTQKSLLSQISKVEAASALGSALECSNPLAIETSELSSTSSLLAAVMKSGILSSTSFTGNFPTKISQDVGRTSQPPLPNCPPAVFTTSGLIDAAISSDATHDAIAGAPNSSQEKVEQLPLSPGPPPSSLVSNAPSQTSDVECKDTNSISSLLSSLVAKGLISESKKDAASLPSLLMPNQVQKSPGVESPSESLNKSSDIQSSSDAPRSSTMDEVSYAEPAPKCSVAPHQSTSTEVESLIGLELRPDVIREFHSSVIGGLLDDLPHCCSLCGLRLKFQGQLDRHLEWHEMKKTALRGSGRALRGWYARSDDWLAGKPGQLVLDSTESLNKLEKTTEMSELMVPADENQCACLLCGELFEDYFRLDSGEWMFKGAAYLAIPSNEGGVGTTDGSAANGPIVHANCMSESSVQDLGLSGGIKVEMEE; this is translated from the exons ATGGAGAATCCGCGTAGATCATTTGATAGATCCAGAGAACCTGGTTTGAAAAAACCACGGTTAACTGAAGACCTCACTCCGAACCCTAATATCCGGCCTTTTTCTCAACGAGCGAACCCAGTTGGTCCCGCCTCTGGTTTGAGATCCCGGTCCAATGATTCCGACATCAATTATTTGACCCGTGGCGACGGTGGAGCTTACGAACCACAACCAGTGCCACATCAGCAGCAACACCACCAGCAGCAAGGGTTAGTTAGCCAGTATAAGATGGCGTTAGCTGAGCTCACTTTTAACTCGAAACCAATTATTACTAACTTGACGATAATCGCTGGCGAGAATGTTCATGCCGCCAAGGCCATTGCTGCTACTGTCTGCTCTAATATTCTTGAG GTTCCCAGTGATCAAAAGCTGCCATCACTCTATCTTTTAGATAGTATTGTAAAGAATATTGGGAGAGACTACATTAAATGTTTTGCTGCCAGATTACCGGAG GTGTTCTGCAAAGCATATAAACAAGTTAATCCTCCCTTGCATCAGAGTATGCGACATCTTTTTGGAACTTGGAAAGGGGTTTTCCCTGTTCAGACTCTCCAGGTGATTGAAAAGGAACTTGGCTTCACTCCTTTGGTAAATGGTTCATCTTCAGGAAACACAACATCCAGAACAGATACACTATCACAGGGTCCACCACAAAGTATTCATGTAAACCCAAAGTATCTAGAAAAGCAGCGTCTTCAACAATCAAGCAGGGTGAATTTG GCAAAAGGTATGGTCAATGATATGGCTGGGACTTTGGCCAACTCAAAGGAGGAGTCTGAGAAGTGTTTTAAA ATTCCTGGCATAGAAGTTAGAAGAACCAGGGGGAATGTTACTGATCAGGGGCTTGATGCGCCTTGGTTTAGAGCTACAAGCAGTGTTACTGAGACTATTCCCAGCCAGAGGAATGGTTTCAACGTTAAGCGTGGATCTCAAAATTACTCCGTATCCAAATCTGTGAATGCTGATCCTCGTTTACACCAAACTCTCAATATTTCTGGTAGAAACAGCGGTGGGTTGTCTAGCAGCTGGAAAAACTCTGAGGAGGAGGAGTTTATGTGGCAGATGCACTCTAGGTTGTCTGAACATGATGCAGCCAACTTCTCTAATAACTTGAGTAAAGATTGTTGGACTCCTGTTGTTTCAGAAAAAATG GATTTTGAAAGTCAGCTCCACAGACCTCAAAGCATTCATGATGCAGGGTCAAGGTTTGTTAGAGAGACTTCTGCTGATGCATTATCCACTGAGCAGAAGGACAAACTTTCTTTTGGGCGTCAGATTTCTACTTCATGGACAGATGGTTTGCCTGCTATTAGTTCAAGCCGTTCTGAGAGCTATTCTGCTAGTCTTGGCGGGTTGCCTACCGGTGCAAGTTCTTCCCTGGCCAGGATAGGAATGCGACCACAAACAAGTTCATCCCATTTGGGAACCCCAGGCTTTGGGTTTTTGGCAAATGTGGCGTCAGGACCCAGAGGTACTTCTGGAAAGCAGTGTTTCCAGTCTGTAGGAACTGCATCACCTCCTGAACAGTCTCCTATGCGCCAGCATTCACCTTCACCTTCATTTCCTGCATGCCACTCCCATCAACAGCTACAGAAATTGGCTGATCCAGATTATCAGCAAGCTCTTTCCCTGCCTCGGGCTGATCCCAAACCATCTATTTTTTCAGGAAAGTTGAATGTTAGGTCTCATAGAGACTCTCCTCAGACTTCTGCCCCGATTTCTTTGCATCCTAGCCGTCATTATCACCTTTCACAGCCACCCCTACTAGACTCCATGCAGGCTGAACCTTCTGGTCAGACTCAGAAGTCTCTTCTGTCTCAGATCTCCAAAGTAGAAGCAGCCTCAGCACTTGGAAGTGCATTGGAGTGTTCTAATCCACTTGCTATTGAAACTTCAGAACTTTCAAGTACTAGTAGTCTATTAGCTGCTGTAATGAAGAGTGGAATTCTCTCCAGCACTTCATTTACTGGCAACTTTCCAACTAAGATTTCTCAAGATGTTGGGCGAACTTCACAGCCTCCTCTCCCAAATTGTCCTCCTGCTGTTTTCACAACCTCAGGCTTGATTGATGCTGCAATTTCATCAGATGCAACTCATGATGCGATAGCAGGTGCTCCGAATAGTTCCCAGGAAAAAGTAGAACAGCTGCCACTGTCTCCTGGACCACCACCTTCATCTCTTGTTAGTAATGCCCCATCGCAGACTTCTGATGTTGAATGCAAGGATACAAATTCAATATCTAGCCTCCTGAGCTCATTAGTTGCAAAAGGTTTGATATCTGAATCAAAGAAGGATGCTGCATCTCTCCCATCTCTTCTGATGCCCAACCAAGTACAGAAGAGCCCAGGAGTCGAGAGTCCAAGTGAATCACTGAACAAGAGTTCGGACATTCAGAGTTCATCTGATGCTCCTCGATCCTCCACAATGGATGAGGTATCATATGCTGAACCTGCTCCAAAATGTTCAGTTGCCCCACATCAGTCCACCTCAACAGAAGTAGAAAGCTTGATAGGATTAGAACTCAGGCCAGATGTAATCAGAGAATTTCATTCATCTGTGATCGGTGGATTGTTGGATGACCTTCCACATTGTTGCAGCTTATGTGGTCTTCGACTTAAGTTTCAGGGACAGCTTGATAGACACTTAGAGTGGCATGAAATGAAAAAGACTGCATTAAGAGGTTCTGGTAGGGCATTGAGGGGATGGTATGCGAGGTCAGATGATTGGCTTGCTGGAAAGCCTGGGCAATTGGTCTTGGATTCCACTGAGTCTCTGAACAAGTTGGAAAAGACAACAGAAATGTCTGAGCTTATGGTTCCTGCAGATGAAAATCAGTGTGCATGCCTGTTATGCGGCGAGCTATTTGAAGATTATTTTAGGCTGGACAGTGGTGAATGGATGTTTAAGGGAGCAGCATACTTGGCTATCCCATCAAACGAGGGTGGGGTGGGAACTACTGATGGGAGTGCAGCCAATGGCCCCATTGTGCATGCAAATTGCATGTCAGAAAGTTCAGTTCAGGACTTGGGACTGTCTGGTGGTATTAAAGTG GAAATGGAGGAATAA
- the LOC107947737 gene encoding polyadenylation and cleavage factor homolog 4 isoform X3, with the protein MENPRRSFDRSREPGLKKPRLTEDLTPNPNIRPFSQRANPVGPASGLRSRSNDSDINYLTRGDGGAYEPQPVPHQQQHHQQQGLVSQYKMALAELTFNSKPIITNLTIIAGENVHAAKAIAATVCSNILEVPSDQKLPSLYLLDSIVKNIGRDYIKCFAARLPEVFCKAYKQVNPPLHQSMRHLFGTWKGVFPVQTLQVIEKELGFTPLVNGSSSGNTTSRTDTLSQGPPQSIHVNPKYLEKQRLQQSSRVNLIPGIEVRRTRGNVTDQGLDAPWFRATSSVTETIPSQRNGFNVKRGSQNYSVSKSVNADPRLHQTLNISGRNSGGLSSSWKNSEEEEFMWQMHSRLSEHDAANFSNNLSKDCWTPVVSEKMDFESQLHRPQSIHDAGSRFVRETSADALSTEQKDKLSFGRQISTSWTDGLPAISSSRSESYSASLGGLPTGASSSLARIGMRPQTSSSHLGTPGFGFLANVASGPRGTSGKQCFQSVGTASPPEQSPMRQHSPSPSFPACHSHQQLQKLADPDYQQALSLPRADPKPSIFSGKLNVRSHRDSPQTSAPISLHPSRHYHLSQPPLLDSMQAEPSGQTQKSLLSQISKVEAASALGSALECSNPLAIETSELSSTSSLLAAVMKSGILSSTSFTGNFPTKISQDVGRTSQPPLPNCPPAVFTTSGLIDAAISSDATHDAIAGAPNSSQEKVEQLPLSPGPPPSSLVSNAPSQTSDVECKDTNSISSLLSSLVAKGLISESKKDAASLPSLLMPNQVQKSPGVESPSESLNKSSDIQSSSDAPRSSTMDEVSYAEPAPKCSVAPHQSTSTEVESLIGLELRPDVIREFHSSVIGGLLDDLPHCCSLCGLRLKFQGQLDRHLEWHEMKKTALRGSGRALRGWYARSDDWLAGKPGQLVLDSTESLNKLEKTTEMSELMVPADENQCACLLCGELFEDYFRLDSGEWMFKGAAYLAIPSNEGGVGTTDGSAANGPIVHANCMSESSVQDLGLSGGIKVEMEE; encoded by the exons ATGGAGAATCCGCGTAGATCATTTGATAGATCCAGAGAACCTGGTTTGAAAAAACCACGGTTAACTGAAGACCTCACTCCGAACCCTAATATCCGGCCTTTTTCTCAACGAGCGAACCCAGTTGGTCCCGCCTCTGGTTTGAGATCCCGGTCCAATGATTCCGACATCAATTATTTGACCCGTGGCGACGGTGGAGCTTACGAACCACAACCAGTGCCACATCAGCAGCAACACCACCAGCAGCAAGGGTTAGTTAGCCAGTATAAGATGGCGTTAGCTGAGCTCACTTTTAACTCGAAACCAATTATTACTAACTTGACGATAATCGCTGGCGAGAATGTTCATGCCGCCAAGGCCATTGCTGCTACTGTCTGCTCTAATATTCTTGAG GTTCCCAGTGATCAAAAGCTGCCATCACTCTATCTTTTAGATAGTATTGTAAAGAATATTGGGAGAGACTACATTAAATGTTTTGCTGCCAGATTACCGGAG GTGTTCTGCAAAGCATATAAACAAGTTAATCCTCCCTTGCATCAGAGTATGCGACATCTTTTTGGAACTTGGAAAGGGGTTTTCCCTGTTCAGACTCTCCAGGTGATTGAAAAGGAACTTGGCTTCACTCCTTTGGTAAATGGTTCATCTTCAGGAAACACAACATCCAGAACAGATACACTATCACAGGGTCCACCACAAAGTATTCATGTAAACCCAAAGTATCTAGAAAAGCAGCGTCTTCAACAATCAAGCAGGGTGAATTTG ATTCCTGGCATAGAAGTTAGAAGAACCAGGGGGAATGTTACTGATCAGGGGCTTGATGCGCCTTGGTTTAGAGCTACAAGCAGTGTTACTGAGACTATTCCCAGCCAGAGGAATGGTTTCAACGTTAAGCGTGGATCTCAAAATTACTCCGTATCCAAATCTGTGAATGCTGATCCTCGTTTACACCAAACTCTCAATATTTCTGGTAGAAACAGCGGTGGGTTGTCTAGCAGCTGGAAAAACTCTGAGGAGGAGGAGTTTATGTGGCAGATGCACTCTAGGTTGTCTGAACATGATGCAGCCAACTTCTCTAATAACTTGAGTAAAGATTGTTGGACTCCTGTTGTTTCAGAAAAAATG GATTTTGAAAGTCAGCTCCACAGACCTCAAAGCATTCATGATGCAGGGTCAAGGTTTGTTAGAGAGACTTCTGCTGATGCATTATCCACTGAGCAGAAGGACAAACTTTCTTTTGGGCGTCAGATTTCTACTTCATGGACAGATGGTTTGCCTGCTATTAGTTCAAGCCGTTCTGAGAGCTATTCTGCTAGTCTTGGCGGGTTGCCTACCGGTGCAAGTTCTTCCCTGGCCAGGATAGGAATGCGACCACAAACAAGTTCATCCCATTTGGGAACCCCAGGCTTTGGGTTTTTGGCAAATGTGGCGTCAGGACCCAGAGGTACTTCTGGAAAGCAGTGTTTCCAGTCTGTAGGAACTGCATCACCTCCTGAACAGTCTCCTATGCGCCAGCATTCACCTTCACCTTCATTTCCTGCATGCCACTCCCATCAACAGCTACAGAAATTGGCTGATCCAGATTATCAGCAAGCTCTTTCCCTGCCTCGGGCTGATCCCAAACCATCTATTTTTTCAGGAAAGTTGAATGTTAGGTCTCATAGAGACTCTCCTCAGACTTCTGCCCCGATTTCTTTGCATCCTAGCCGTCATTATCACCTTTCACAGCCACCCCTACTAGACTCCATGCAGGCTGAACCTTCTGGTCAGACTCAGAAGTCTCTTCTGTCTCAGATCTCCAAAGTAGAAGCAGCCTCAGCACTTGGAAGTGCATTGGAGTGTTCTAATCCACTTGCTATTGAAACTTCAGAACTTTCAAGTACTAGTAGTCTATTAGCTGCTGTAATGAAGAGTGGAATTCTCTCCAGCACTTCATTTACTGGCAACTTTCCAACTAAGATTTCTCAAGATGTTGGGCGAACTTCACAGCCTCCTCTCCCAAATTGTCCTCCTGCTGTTTTCACAACCTCAGGCTTGATTGATGCTGCAATTTCATCAGATGCAACTCATGATGCGATAGCAGGTGCTCCGAATAGTTCCCAGGAAAAAGTAGAACAGCTGCCACTGTCTCCTGGACCACCACCTTCATCTCTTGTTAGTAATGCCCCATCGCAGACTTCTGATGTTGAATGCAAGGATACAAATTCAATATCTAGCCTCCTGAGCTCATTAGTTGCAAAAGGTTTGATATCTGAATCAAAGAAGGATGCTGCATCTCTCCCATCTCTTCTGATGCCCAACCAAGTACAGAAGAGCCCAGGAGTCGAGAGTCCAAGTGAATCACTGAACAAGAGTTCGGACATTCAGAGTTCATCTGATGCTCCTCGATCCTCCACAATGGATGAGGTATCATATGCTGAACCTGCTCCAAAATGTTCAGTTGCCCCACATCAGTCCACCTCAACAGAAGTAGAAAGCTTGATAGGATTAGAACTCAGGCCAGATGTAATCAGAGAATTTCATTCATCTGTGATCGGTGGATTGTTGGATGACCTTCCACATTGTTGCAGCTTATGTGGTCTTCGACTTAAGTTTCAGGGACAGCTTGATAGACACTTAGAGTGGCATGAAATGAAAAAGACTGCATTAAGAGGTTCTGGTAGGGCATTGAGGGGATGGTATGCGAGGTCAGATGATTGGCTTGCTGGAAAGCCTGGGCAATTGGTCTTGGATTCCACTGAGTCTCTGAACAAGTTGGAAAAGACAACAGAAATGTCTGAGCTTATGGTTCCTGCAGATGAAAATCAGTGTGCATGCCTGTTATGCGGCGAGCTATTTGAAGATTATTTTAGGCTGGACAGTGGTGAATGGATGTTTAAGGGAGCAGCATACTTGGCTATCCCATCAAACGAGGGTGGGGTGGGAACTACTGATGGGAGTGCAGCCAATGGCCCCATTGTGCATGCAAATTGCATGTCAGAAAGTTCAGTTCAGGACTTGGGACTGTCTGGTGGTATTAAAGTG GAAATGGAGGAATAA